In Micromonospora sp. LH3U1, one genomic interval encodes:
- a CDS encoding DUF6119 family protein — protein MRRASQPTTSRATTTRPTNRRVVRKDVTHPPYEAPTLFDLDLPERPEGTYLTSVYQLERVTPTIEGLHDAVNHRYVRQHDFLVEERLVAGAPALLVHGTVPRERADWCDVLASLTGETIDLGFSSGGAALLVAVDDHVYALAYGTVGRHMVDLDLANSGFGIGFAVRSLAPDEIKQVRRRVFGTTGRVDRNMVPGGQHIRMYGIDKWGEIVGQVCGRTFNPNLTICRSTGKATPVEGSDTLRIHLGVEPASLLADLREIDRVCKQEAPFADLEFITQIRPVPARDPRLSTVEEQLDRLLRLPDPAEVGLAVPGRVFSEIERVRSYKLRVPKSGLRPVHLTELTLADVLAQTEGVPDGERWASLCNGRVTLYADAAGDEEIGSTSASRWITAQLAHGASRLLLHEGGWYEIGDRHRAFLRDEIEQILARPASIALPAWTTDLADEAKYNVHAAEVCGLTLLDRQLLQTNQHPRRIEACDLLGPDNELIHVKRAKGSAALSHLFAQGAVSVDALRYEADARNALVEMVERQRSGRVVDLNFQPRKVIYAIALGSGKPLTVESLFTFAQVALYRAMKSLRNEGVEVEVVGIPSA, from the coding sequence GTGCGCCGTGCGAGCCAGCCGACCACGAGCAGGGCCACCACGACCAGACCGACCAACCGCCGTGTCGTCCGCAAGGACGTCACCCATCCGCCGTACGAAGCACCCACCCTCTTCGACCTCGACCTGCCCGAGCGGCCGGAGGGCACCTATCTGACGTCGGTCTACCAGCTCGAACGGGTGACGCCGACCATCGAGGGCCTGCATGACGCGGTGAACCACCGCTACGTGCGACAGCACGACTTCCTGGTCGAGGAGCGCTTGGTCGCCGGTGCGCCGGCGCTGCTGGTGCACGGGACGGTGCCGCGCGAGCGGGCCGACTGGTGCGATGTGCTCGCCTCGTTGACCGGGGAGACGATCGACCTGGGTTTCAGCAGTGGCGGTGCCGCGCTGCTCGTCGCGGTCGACGACCACGTCTACGCACTCGCCTATGGCACCGTCGGCCGCCACATGGTCGACCTGGACCTGGCCAACTCGGGCTTCGGGATCGGCTTCGCGGTGCGCTCGCTCGCCCCCGACGAGATCAAGCAGGTACGCCGGCGGGTGTTCGGCACCACCGGCCGCGTCGACCGCAACATGGTCCCGGGCGGTCAGCACATCCGGATGTACGGCATCGACAAGTGGGGCGAGATCGTCGGCCAGGTCTGCGGGCGGACCTTCAACCCGAACCTCACCATCTGCCGGTCCACCGGCAAGGCCACCCCGGTCGAGGGCAGCGACACCCTGCGCATCCACCTCGGTGTCGAGCCCGCGAGTCTGCTCGCCGACCTGCGGGAGATCGACCGGGTCTGCAAGCAGGAGGCACCCTTCGCTGACCTGGAGTTCATAACCCAGATCCGACCGGTGCCGGCCCGGGACCCTCGGCTGTCGACAGTGGAGGAGCAGCTGGACCGGCTACTCCGGTTGCCGGATCCGGCGGAGGTCGGGCTGGCCGTACCGGGCCGGGTCTTCAGCGAGATCGAGCGGGTCCGGTCGTACAAGCTTCGGGTGCCGAAGTCCGGCCTCCGCCCGGTGCACCTAACGGAGCTCACGCTGGCAGACGTCCTCGCGCAGACCGAGGGCGTCCCGGACGGCGAGCGGTGGGCGTCGCTCTGCAACGGACGCGTCACCCTCTACGCCGACGCGGCTGGCGACGAGGAGATCGGCTCGACGTCCGCGTCACGGTGGATCACTGCGCAGCTCGCCCACGGTGCGAGTCGGCTCCTGCTGCACGAGGGCGGCTGGTACGAGATCGGCGACCGGCACCGCGCGTTCCTCCGCGACGAGATCGAGCAGATCCTGGCCAGGCCGGCCAGCATCGCACTCCCGGCCTGGACCACCGACCTGGCGGACGAGGCGAAGTACAACGTCCACGCCGCCGAGGTCTGCGGTCTGACCCTGCTGGACCGGCAGCTGCTGCAGACAAACCAACACCCGCGCCGTATCGAGGCCTGTGACCTACTCGGACCCGACAACGAGCTGATTCATGTCAAGCGGGCCAAGGGCAGCGCGGCCTTGAGCCACCTCTTCGCGCAGGGCGCGGTGTCGGTTGACGCACTGCGGTACGAGGCTGACGCCCGCAACGCGCTCGTCGAGATGGTCGAGCGGCAGAGGTCGGGGCGGGTCGTCGACCTGAACTTCCAGCCCCGCAAGGTCATCTACGCGATCGCCCTCGGCTCCGGCAAGCCGCTCACCGTGGAGTCGCTCTTCACCTTCGCCCAGGTCGCGCTTTACCGGGCGATGAAGTCCCTGCGCAACGAGGGCGTCGAGGTCGAGGTCGTCGGCATCCCGTCCGCCTGA
- a CDS encoding ribonuclease HI, with the protein MRPDEFLRALTLLPPPLRDRVLILRPYTRATRCDDCQGIGDAVHLALTAAHYDELISAGELLDTAERLAAAHTEHSGRKADCLPLPDQDRGRGRVLRWAQAPLPLVAATDASWKGRAGGIGYVVSDGHYGLLGRGTGRLDPTGRSRVLVDELRAVDYLLAGYDEVPAGVTVLLDSLTAVRYLHRWQAGETDAMPTGYSLRQRRWSNKPTLVRLADQVAHRPDLTFAHVKGHSGHALNEAADGLSHMARRRREESFDLRPRAHALVDAFLRDWHANATL; encoded by the coding sequence GTGCGCCCCGATGAGTTCCTCCGCGCCCTGACCCTGCTTCCCCCGCCCCTGCGCGACCGCGTCCTCATCCTCCGTCCCTACACCCGCGCTACCCGTTGCGACGACTGCCAGGGCATCGGTGATGCGGTCCACCTCGCCCTCACCGCCGCCCACTACGACGAGCTGATCTCCGCCGGCGAGCTGCTCGACACCGCCGAGCGCCTCGCCGCCGCGCACACCGAACACTCTGGGCGCAAGGCGGACTGCCTGCCGCTTCCCGACCAGGACCGTGGGCGCGGCAGGGTGCTCCGCTGGGCGCAGGCACCGCTTCCGTTGGTGGCGGCGACCGATGCCAGCTGGAAGGGCCGCGCCGGTGGCATCGGGTACGTGGTCAGCGACGGTCACTACGGCCTGCTCGGGCGGGGCACCGGCCGGCTCGACCCGACCGGCAGGTCCCGAGTGCTCGTCGACGAACTCCGCGCCGTCGACTATCTCCTCGCCGGGTATGACGAGGTGCCAGCGGGCGTGACCGTGCTGCTGGACAGTCTGACGGCCGTGCGGTACCTGCACCGCTGGCAGGCCGGCGAGACCGACGCGATGCCCACCGGCTACAGCCTGCGGCAGCGCCGCTGGTCCAACAAACCGACCCTGGTCCGGCTCGCCGACCAGGTGGCCCACCGCCCCGACCTGACGTTCGCGCACGTCAAGGGGCACAGCGGTCACGCCCTCAACGAGGCCGCCGACGGCCTGTCGCACATGGCCCGCCGCCGGCGGGAGGAGTCCTTCGACCTGCGTCCTCGTGCGCACGCCCTGGTCGACGCGTTCCTGCGTGACTGGCACGCGAACGCCACGCTCTGA
- a CDS encoding ATP-binding protein — MTQPSQPTAPLIELIFDRLADADGVPAETAELVLAALNSEDDLTAALAGTPTRLDPRSPTGDSPAEQIWLKSVTVAGFRGVGPERTIQIGPGPGFTLVVGRNGSGKSSFAEATELALTGDSARWADKTSVWRTGWRNLHNPDPCWVGVELRVDGVVTPTRVNRAWPVGAELADAEVTVTSAQGRHTGLSELGLARPLELYRPFLTAAELGKLAAGTQSQLFDALFAILGLDALTDADQRLLRAARPHDTTIKEVRAQRTALVGALEGIADDRAQRTGALLRGRGAVDLAAVTVILDEPDEATTDQAVLHCRELAALAPPPVDEVTRLAGQLRDAAVEAQRYDGGRSRAALRSAELLRLALEHHDDQGDGSCPVCATGTLDGGWRAAAAQSLTDLRQRSVAAQTATTRLTALLRQTHHLIDDLVVPEGPGSELPVGALRDAVTALRRVPGKPAELADHLAALYPAVVEATDAARAYAEGFCGSATPAGGRRRPTCASGWRLPAGCRRGRRP, encoded by the coding sequence ATGACGCAGCCCTCGCAGCCCACCGCGCCGCTGATCGAGCTGATCTTCGACCGGCTCGCCGACGCTGACGGCGTACCGGCCGAGACCGCCGAGCTTGTCCTCGCCGCGCTGAACAGCGAAGACGACCTGACCGCCGCCCTCGCTGGCACTCCCACCCGGCTCGACCCCCGTTCCCCGACCGGAGACAGTCCAGCGGAACAGATCTGGTTGAAGTCGGTGACCGTAGCCGGCTTCCGCGGCGTCGGCCCGGAACGGACCATCCAGATCGGCCCTGGACCCGGTTTCACACTGGTCGTCGGCCGCAACGGCTCCGGCAAGTCCAGCTTCGCCGAGGCGACCGAACTCGCCCTCACCGGTGACAGCGCCCGGTGGGCCGACAAGACCAGCGTCTGGCGGACCGGGTGGCGCAACCTACACAACCCGGACCCGTGCTGGGTTGGTGTGGAGCTGCGGGTCGACGGGGTGGTCACGCCGACCCGGGTGAACCGTGCCTGGCCGGTAGGGGCTGAGCTGGCCGACGCCGAGGTGACCGTCACTAGCGCGCAGGGCCGGCATACCGGCCTTTCCGAGCTGGGTCTGGCCCGTCCGCTGGAGCTGTACCGGCCATTCCTCACCGCCGCCGAACTGGGCAAGCTCGCCGCCGGCACGCAGAGTCAGCTCTTCGACGCGCTCTTCGCGATCCTCGGGCTGGACGCGCTCACCGACGCCGACCAGCGTCTGCTGCGCGCCGCCCGGCCGCACGACACCACCATCAAGGAGGTACGCGCACAGCGCACCGCCCTGGTCGGCGCACTCGAAGGGATCGCCGACGACCGTGCCCAGCGAACCGGCGCACTGCTGCGCGGCCGGGGCGCGGTCGACCTCGCCGCGGTGACGGTGATCCTCGACGAGCCGGACGAGGCGACCACCGACCAGGCGGTGCTGCACTGCCGGGAACTTGCCGCCCTCGCCCCGCCGCCGGTCGATGAGGTGACCCGGCTGGCCGGTCAGCTGCGGGACGCGGCGGTCGAGGCCCAGCGGTACGACGGCGGCCGGTCCCGGGCCGCGCTGCGCAGCGCCGAACTGCTCCGCCTCGCCCTCGAACACCACGACGATCAGGGCGACGGGTCGTGCCCGGTCTGCGCCACCGGCACCCTCGACGGTGGGTGGCGTGCTGCCGCCGCGCAGTCGCTCACCGACCTTCGGCAGCGCAGCGTCGCCGCCCAGACGGCGACGACCCGACTGACGGCCCTCTTGCGGCAGACGCACCACCTGATCGACGACCTCGTGGTGCCCGAGGGCCCCGGGTCGGAGCTGCCGGTCGGGGCACTGCGCGACGCCGTGACCGCGCTGCGGCGCGTACCCGGGAAGCCGGCCGAGCTGGCCGACCACCTGGCCGCGCTCTACCCGGCGGTGGTGGAGGCGACGGACGCGGCTCGCGCGTACGCCGAGGGTTTCTGCGGCAGCGCGACACCGGCTGGCGGGCGGCGGCGGCCGACGTGCGCGAGTGGGTGGCGGCTGCCGGCGGGTTGCCGGCGCGGGAGGCGGCCCTGA
- a CDS encoding AAA family ATPase, which translates to MREWVAAAGGLPAREAALTRLKAARAWLKDAGTEIRNERIAPFAGHSQRIWAQLRQESNVELGAMTLEGANTRRRVVFPVSVDGADNGTALGVMSQGEMQALGLATFLPRSCAPESPFRFIVVDDPVQSMDPSKVDGLARVLAELAEQRQVVVFTHDTRLPDAVTRLGLGDARIIEVTRAERSVVTLRPGSDPVTRYLDDASALSRNDEIPAEVRGPVVAELCRAAVEAACHRVVWRVRVTRGVPHDDIEAVIEAASRRLTTIVALALFDDADRGGDVRNELLRRHGRRAVNAYQACREGVHGAYLVDLPGLVADARLLAGAMS; encoded by the coding sequence GTGCGCGAGTGGGTGGCGGCTGCCGGCGGGTTGCCGGCGCGGGAGGCGGCCCTGACCCGGTTGAAGGCCGCGCGCGCGTGGCTGAAGGATGCCGGTACGGAGATTCGCAACGAGCGGATCGCGCCGTTCGCGGGTCACTCGCAGCGGATCTGGGCCCAGCTGCGGCAGGAGAGCAACGTCGAGCTGGGGGCGATGACGCTCGAAGGCGCGAACACCCGGCGGCGGGTGGTATTTCCGGTCAGCGTGGACGGCGCCGACAACGGCACCGCGCTGGGGGTGATGAGCCAGGGTGAGATGCAGGCGCTCGGGCTGGCCACCTTCCTGCCGCGCAGCTGCGCCCCGGAGAGCCCGTTCCGCTTCATCGTGGTCGACGATCCGGTGCAGAGCATGGATCCGTCGAAGGTGGATGGTCTCGCACGGGTGCTCGCCGAGCTGGCCGAACAGCGGCAGGTGGTGGTCTTCACACACGACACCCGGCTGCCCGACGCGGTCACCCGGCTCGGTCTCGGCGACGCCCGCATCATCGAGGTGACCCGCGCGGAGCGGTCGGTGGTGACGCTGCGGCCCGGCTCCGACCCGGTGACCCGCTACCTGGACGACGCGTCCGCGTTGTCGCGCAACGACGAGATCCCCGCCGAGGTACGCGGGCCGGTGGTCGCTGAGCTGTGCCGCGCGGCGGTCGAGGCGGCCTGCCACCGGGTGGTCTGGCGGGTGCGGGTCACTCGGGGCGTCCCGCACGACGACATCGAGGCGGTCATCGAGGCGGCGTCGCGACGGCTCACCACCATCGTCGCGTTGGCGCTGTTCGACGACGCCGATCGAGGTGGTGACGTGCGCAACGAGCTCCTCCGCCGGCACGGACGACGGGCGGTGAACGCGTACCAGGCGTGCAGGGAAGGTGTGCACGGCGCGTACCTGGTGGACCTGCCCGGCCTGGTCGCGGACGCCCGCCTCCTCGCGGGGGCGATGTCGTGA
- a CDS encoding DUF4190 domain-containing protein yields the protein MSYQPGYDPTRPQPPISAVPAGPYPPVHYQPLLPQMVVQAAPSSDLATASMVLGILGFLGGWCLFGLPCILAVILGHIGLHETRDGRKSGRGMAVTGLILGYVFVFPMIALTILVFFGGVIGAATPAP from the coding sequence TTGTCCTACCAGCCTGGTTACGACCCGACCCGCCCGCAGCCACCGATCTCGGCCGTCCCGGCCGGTCCCTATCCGCCGGTCCACTATCAGCCGCTGCTGCCCCAGATGGTCGTACAGGCCGCGCCGTCGTCCGACCTCGCCACCGCGTCGATGGTCCTCGGCATACTCGGTTTCCTCGGCGGCTGGTGCCTGTTCGGACTGCCGTGCATCCTCGCGGTCATCCTCGGCCACATCGGCCTGCACGAGACTCGAGACGGCAGGAAGTCCGGGCGGGGCATGGCCGTGACGGGTCTGATCCTCGGGTACGTCTTCGTCTTTCCGATGATCGCGCTCACGATCCTGGTCTTCTTCGGCGGCGTTATCGGCGCCGCTACCCCGGCCCCGTGA
- a CDS encoding aldo/keto reductase, protein MTIPHLTAADGTTLPAIGLGTYRLNGSAGVKAIGQAIRAGYRLIDSAVNYENEGAVGRAARAAGDVRDELVVTSKLPGRHHRYDEALTTIEESVFRTGLDRVDLYLIHWPNPKVDLYVQAWRALIEARERGLVTHIGLSNFLPEHIDRLVAETEVVPVVNQIEVHPYFPQQEAIDYHREHGILVQGWSPLGRGNDLQEHPVVVEIATAHGVSPAQTILAWHVARQVIPLPKAASPQRQVENLDAFGIKLTDAEVEAITASGRPDGRLADQDPAVYEEF, encoded by the coding sequence ATGACAATTCCCCACCTGACGGCCGCCGACGGCACCACCCTGCCGGCGATCGGGCTCGGCACGTACCGCCTGAACGGCTCGGCGGGTGTCAAGGCGATCGGGCAGGCGATCCGGGCGGGCTACCGGTTGATCGACTCGGCCGTGAACTACGAGAACGAGGGCGCCGTTGGCCGTGCCGCCCGTGCGGCGGGTGACGTGCGGGACGAGCTGGTTGTCACCTCGAAGCTGCCGGGGCGACACCACCGCTACGACGAGGCGCTGACCACCATCGAGGAGAGTGTGTTCCGCACGGGCCTCGACCGGGTCGACCTGTACCTGATCCACTGGCCGAACCCGAAGGTCGACCTGTACGTGCAGGCGTGGCGGGCGCTGATCGAGGCTCGCGAGCGTGGTCTGGTCACGCACATCGGCCTCTCCAACTTCCTGCCGGAGCACATCGACCGGCTGGTGGCCGAGACCGAGGTCGTCCCGGTGGTCAATCAGATCGAGGTGCATCCGTACTTCCCACAGCAGGAGGCGATCGACTACCACCGGGAGCACGGGATCCTCGTGCAGGGCTGGAGCCCGCTCGGTCGTGGCAACGACCTGCAGGAGCACCCCGTCGTGGTGGAGATCGCGACCGCCCACGGCGTCAGCCCGGCGCAGACCATCCTCGCCTGGCATGTGGCCCGCCAGGTGATTCCGCTGCCCAAGGCGGCGTCCCCGCAGCGGCAGGTCGAGAACCTGGATGCCTTCGGCATCAAGCTCACCGACGCGGAGGTTGAGGCCATCACGGCGTCGGGCCGCCCGGACGGGCGCCTCGCGGACCAGGACCCGGCGGTGTACGAGGAGTTCTGA
- a CDS encoding phosphocholine-specific phospholipase C, giving the protein MGTVDRRTFLKAMGVPAIGAALPLDLSKALAIPANNRTGSIKDVEHVIILMQENRSFDHYFGTMRGVRGFGDPHPATLPSGKDVWHQPNGADELLPFRPEVKDLGQTFLPDPPHGWNDGHAAWNDGRFDQWVPNKGVTAMTYHTRQDLPYHYALADAFTVCDSYHCSLMGPTDPNRYHMWSGWVGNDGKGGGPVITNAEAGYDWSTYPERLERNGISWKIYQDVGTGLNAAGSWGWTNDPYIGNYGDNSLLYFHQYQNAQPGTPLADKAKTGTEVRTQGRDPEALLADFRADVEAGRLPEVSWITAPEAYTEHPNWEPAYGSWYISQVIDILASNPEVWSKMALFITYDEEGGFFDHVVPPTPPQTREHGQSTVPTTNEIFPGDADHPAGPYGLGLRVPMVIVSPWTRGGYVNSQVFDHTSLIKFLEARFGHGRPDLIEKNITPWRRAVVGDLTTAFDFRHPNRSREVRLPDTDDFKPEELVRHPDEVPVPPVDQRLPKQERGVRPARAIPYTLHADGNLSHGSFRIDLRNSGGVAAVFQVRQAGSADAPRSYTVEPGKHLTDTWTIESGYDLSVHGPNGFFRRFTGGRSHLDVTPSYDERDYQVALTLKNRGSKRIEVTVRDRYNSRPVKLSLRPGQAERATWALTRTHGWYDLTLSVAGDADFAYRYAGHVENGKDSISDPSLGGLV; this is encoded by the coding sequence ATGGGCACGGTGGATCGGCGCACATTCCTCAAGGCGATGGGAGTTCCCGCGATCGGCGCGGCGCTTCCGTTGGACCTCAGCAAAGCGCTCGCCATCCCGGCGAACAACCGGACGGGCTCGATCAAGGACGTCGAACACGTCATCATCCTGATGCAGGAGAACCGCTCCTTCGACCACTACTTCGGCACCATGCGGGGCGTACGCGGTTTCGGTGACCCGCATCCGGCGACACTGCCGTCCGGCAAGGACGTGTGGCACCAGCCCAACGGCGCCGACGAGCTGCTGCCCTTCCGCCCCGAGGTGAAGGATCTCGGCCAGACCTTCCTGCCGGACCCGCCGCACGGCTGGAACGACGGGCACGCTGCCTGGAACGACGGCCGGTTCGACCAGTGGGTGCCGAACAAGGGCGTCACGGCGATGACCTACCACACCCGACAGGACCTGCCGTACCACTACGCGCTCGCCGACGCCTTCACCGTCTGCGACAGCTACCACTGCTCGCTGATGGGCCCGACCGACCCGAACCGCTACCACATGTGGAGCGGCTGGGTCGGCAACGACGGCAAGGGCGGCGGCCCGGTCATCACCAACGCGGAGGCCGGCTACGACTGGTCGACGTACCCGGAGCGGCTGGAGCGCAACGGGATCTCCTGGAAGATCTACCAGGACGTCGGCACCGGCCTCAACGCCGCCGGCTCCTGGGGTTGGACGAACGACCCGTACATCGGCAACTACGGCGACAACTCGCTGCTCTACTTCCACCAGTACCAGAACGCGCAGCCGGGAACACCGCTGGCCGACAAGGCCAAGACCGGCACCGAGGTCAGGACCCAGGGCCGCGACCCCGAGGCGCTGCTGGCCGACTTCCGCGCCGACGTCGAGGCGGGACGCCTGCCGGAGGTCTCCTGGATCACCGCGCCCGAGGCGTACACCGAGCACCCGAACTGGGAGCCGGCGTACGGCTCCTGGTACATCTCCCAGGTCATCGACATCCTGGCGTCGAACCCCGAGGTGTGGAGCAAGATGGCGCTCTTCATCACGTACGACGAGGAGGGCGGCTTCTTCGACCACGTGGTGCCGCCGACGCCCCCGCAGACGCGCGAGCACGGGCAGTCGACCGTGCCGACCACCAACGAGATCTTCCCCGGCGACGCCGACCACCCGGCGGGGCCGTACGGCCTCGGCCTGCGGGTACCGATGGTCATCGTTTCGCCGTGGACGCGCGGCGGCTACGTGAACTCGCAGGTCTTCGACCACACCTCGCTGATCAAGTTCCTCGAGGCGCGGTTCGGGCACGGCCGGCCGGACCTGATCGAAAAGAACATCACCCCGTGGCGGCGCGCCGTCGTGGGCGACCTGACCACGGCGTTCGACTTCCGGCACCCGAACCGCTCGCGCGAGGTCAGGTTGCCCGACACCGACGACTTCAAGCCCGAGGAACTGGTCCGGCACCCCGACGAGGTGCCGGTCCCGCCGGTGGACCAGCGGCTGCCGAAGCAGGAGCGTGGGGTACGCCCGGCGCGGGCTATCCCGTACACCCTGCACGCCGACGGGAACCTCAGCCACGGCTCGTTCCGCATCGACCTCCGCAACTCCGGCGGGGTCGCCGCGGTCTTCCAGGTCCGCCAGGCCGGCAGCGCGGACGCCCCGCGCAGCTATACCGTCGAGCCGGGCAAGCACCTGACGGACACCTGGACGATCGAGTCCGGGTACGACCTGTCGGTGCATGGACCGAACGGGTTCTTCCGCCGGTTCACGGGCGGCCGGTCACACCTCGACGTCACACCCTCGTACGACGAGCGCGACTATCAGGTCGCCCTCACGCTCAAGAATCGCGGGTCGAAGCGGATCGAGGTGACCGTCCGGGACCGGTACAACTCCCGCCCGGTGAAGCTGTCGCTGCGGCCCGGCCAGGCCGAGCGCGCGACGTGGGCGCTCACCCGCACCCACGGCTGGTACGACCTGACCCTCAGCGTCGCGGGTGACGCCGACTTCGCGTACCGCTACGCGGGCCACGTCGAGAACGGCAAGGACAGCATCAGCGACCCGTCCCTCGGCGGGCTCGTCTAA